A stretch of Paenibacillus peoriae DNA encodes these proteins:
- a CDS encoding NAD-dependent malic enzyme gives MRAFHFTEDGSIETKLTGKDLLANPLLNKGVAFTLEERKQLGLDGLLPPTILTIEEQVQRVYEQFQSQPDNLRKNVALNDLFNRNTVLYYRLLSEHLSEMLPIVYTPTVGQAIQEYSHEYHKPGGMYLSIDNLAGIGEAFKNLNLDPDDIDLIVATDSESILGIGDWGVGGINISIGKLAVYTAAAGIDPSRVLAVVLDAGTNNEKLLEDPLYMGNRHKRVRGEQYDQFIDTYVQAALSFFPNALLHWEDLGNVNARNIINKYGNSILTFNDDIQGTGAVTLAGVMSGVQLSGIPLSKHRVLVFGPGAAGIGNADQISAAMMLEGLSEAEARRNFWAYDYRGLLTNETEGLFPFQVPYARDAAECRDWEHAEDGKIPLLEVIRRVKPTIMIGTSGVSGAFSEEIVKEMAKHTERPIIMPMSNPTPLAEATPQDLIHWTEGKALIATGSPFEPVIYNNIKFEIGQSNNAFVFPGLGLGAIVVKSKIITDSMFAAAAHAVAQMVDLSQPGASLLPKINELREVSEAVAVAVAKAAVQDGVARHQPDDIAQAVRDAMWDCKYKPIKQYGQEAVLV, from the coding sequence ATGCGTGCTTTTCATTTTACGGAAGACGGATCTATCGAAACCAAATTAACCGGAAAAGATCTACTTGCCAACCCACTGCTGAATAAAGGAGTGGCTTTTACCTTGGAAGAACGGAAACAACTTGGACTTGACGGTCTCCTTCCTCCTACGATATTAACTATTGAGGAGCAGGTTCAACGGGTTTACGAGCAATTTCAGAGCCAACCGGATAATTTGCGTAAAAATGTTGCGTTAAATGATCTTTTTAATCGCAATACGGTCCTTTATTATCGTTTGCTCTCTGAGCACCTAAGCGAAATGCTCCCGATTGTTTATACACCAACAGTAGGCCAGGCTATACAGGAATACAGTCATGAATATCACAAGCCTGGTGGTATGTATTTATCTATTGATAATCTGGCGGGTATTGGAGAGGCTTTTAAGAATTTGAACCTGGACCCTGATGATATCGACCTGATCGTAGCCACAGATTCCGAGAGTATTTTGGGAATCGGGGACTGGGGAGTCGGAGGTATTAATATCTCTATTGGTAAGCTTGCTGTGTATACAGCTGCTGCTGGTATAGATCCTAGCCGGGTGCTGGCAGTTGTTCTTGATGCAGGTACAAACAACGAGAAGCTATTGGAAGATCCTTTATATATGGGGAATCGTCACAAACGTGTACGTGGAGAACAATATGATCAATTTATTGACACTTATGTTCAGGCTGCACTTTCCTTTTTCCCGAATGCTCTGCTGCACTGGGAAGATTTGGGCAATGTCAATGCACGGAACATTATCAATAAATACGGAAATAGTATTTTGACTTTTAATGACGACATTCAAGGTACTGGAGCGGTTACACTCGCAGGTGTGATGTCCGGTGTTCAATTGTCCGGAATCCCACTGAGCAAGCATCGGGTTCTAGTCTTTGGTCCAGGAGCTGCCGGAATCGGCAATGCAGACCAAATTAGCGCCGCCATGATGCTGGAAGGACTGTCAGAAGCAGAAGCAAGACGTAACTTCTGGGCTTATGATTACCGTGGCCTGCTTACCAACGAAACAGAAGGACTTTTTCCATTTCAGGTTCCTTATGCGCGTGATGCTGCAGAATGCCGTGACTGGGAACATGCTGAAGATGGAAAAATCCCTCTGCTTGAAGTCATTCGCCGCGTGAAACCGACGATTATGATTGGTACTTCCGGTGTTAGTGGGGCATTTAGTGAGGAAATCGTTAAAGAAATGGCCAAACATACAGAACGTCCTATAATTATGCCTATGTCCAACCCGACTCCACTTGCAGAAGCAACTCCGCAAGATTTGATCCACTGGACCGAAGGAAAAGCCCTGATTGCAACAGGAAGTCCTTTTGAGCCGGTGATCTATAACAATATTAAGTTTGAAATTGGGCAATCCAACAATGCTTTCGTGTTCCCGGGTCTTGGTCTTGGCGCAATCGTGGTAAAATCCAAAATCATAACAGATAGCATGTTTGCAGCAGCTGCCCATGCAGTAGCTCAAATGGTGGATTTGTCGCAGCCTGGTGCTTCCCTGCTGCCAAAAATCAATGAATTACGCGAAGTATCTGAAGCGGTAGCCG